From the genome of Electrophorus electricus isolate fEleEle1 chromosome 14, fEleEle1.pri, whole genome shotgun sequence:
CAACGATCCCATTCTGGTCAACGTCCATTTCAATGCTCACAGTGTCATAAAGCATACAAAACACCAACAGAACTCAGAAACCACAGCCGTTCCCACACCGGAGAGAAACCCTTTGTCTGTACAGAGTGTGGCAAGGCGTTCATGCAGGCCATTTGTCTACGCATTCACATGACCCAGCACAGTGGTGAGAGGCCTCATTCATGCCCTCACTGCTCTAAGAGCTATCCTACTCTGTCAAAACTGAAAGTTCATCAGCGCTCACATACAGGGGAGAAGCCATACTTCTGCACCGAATGCGGGAAGAGTTTTGCGGACCCCTCTGTGTACCGCAAGCATCGGCGGAATCACCAGGGCCACCGTCCTTATTCCTGCGGTCAATGCGGCAAGACATACACAGAGCTCAAAGACCTGAAGAACCATGAGCGCTCGCatacaggagagaagccataccTCTGCTCAGACTGCGGCAAGGCCTTCTCGCGTTCGTCCTCCCTGGCGTGCCACTTGCGCATTCACTCCCAGAGCAAGCCCTACCAATGTGAGCAGTGTGGAAAAGGCTTCACTCAGCTCTCCTCCTACCAGTCCCATCTGCGTACACACTCCGGTGAGAAGCCCTTTCTCTGTCCACAGTGCGGCAAGATGTTCTCAGACCCTTCCAGCTTCCGCCGGCACCAGAGGGCACATCAGGGCTTCAAGCCCTACCCCTGCGACAAGTGCACCAAGAGATTTCGGCAGCCGGCTGACCTGGCCGTGCACCAGCGCGTGCATTCGGGCCAGAGGCCGTACAAGTGCCAGAACTGCGACAAAGCCTTCGTGGCATCGTGGGACTTGCGCCGGCACATGCTGGTGCACACCGGGCTGCGGCCGTTTTCTTGCACGGAATGCGGCAAGTCGTTCGCAGAGCGCTCGAGCCTCAACAAGCACCGGAGGGTGCACTCTGGAGAACGCCCCTTCAAGTGCCAGATGTGCTCCAAGTCGTTTGTTGTGTCGTCCAGCCTGCGCAAGCATGAGAGGACGCACCTGGCAGAGAGGCCCCCGCAGCAGCCAGTGCCTGAGTCTGCGCAGGGcttctctctcagcactggCCCGCAGTTTAGCACATGGGAGGAGGTGCAGACCCACGCCGGGCTTCACAGCGTCTCTCCCCCACCAAATCCCACTGTCATGCCCCTCCCCTTTGGCCCCTACGTTTGCGTGACCTGCCAGGCCGAGTTTACGCAGCCGTCGGCTCTGCAAGCTCACGAGAAGATGCACCCCAAGCCACGGCCCCATGTCTGCGATGGCTGCGGCAAAGGTTTCCTGAACAAAGCCGGACTGCGGAAACACCAGCGCATCCATTCCACCAGCCGGCCACACTGCTGCACGGTCTGTGGCAAGGCTTTCCTTTTCGCTGCTTACCTTCGGAAGCATTTGCGCACCCACCGTGACGGCGAGGCCTCGTCCCTGCCACAGACGGACACGGCGCACACACAGCCCCTGCCTTCTCCGCCAGGTGCGTCCTCCCCAGCTGACTCGGAGCCTGCTACTATATCCCTGACTGTGCCTGTCACTGTGCCGGTGTCTGCCTTCCAGACCATGGCAGCCCATGTGTACATAGACAAGGAAGAGGAGCTGTGAAATTGTTGCATGTTGGCCTTG
Proteins encoded in this window:
- the znf668 gene encoding LOW QUALITY PROTEIN: zinc finger protein 668 (The sequence of the model RefSeq protein was modified relative to this genomic sequence to represent the inferred CDS: deleted 2 bases in 1 codon), coding for MASSQPGSPSTVEQDVPPPPETEPTEEKEDKNQQLTTRRGKGRPAKSQHTFKCSACPEVFSAPQVYGSHKLLAHGKDKQPYTCGQCNKAFSSRAQLSKHQRSHSGQRPFQCSQCHKAYKTPTELRNHSRSHTGEKPFVCTECGKAFMQAICLRIHMTQHSGERPHSCPHCSKSYPTLSKLKVHQRSHTGEKPYFCTECGKSFADPSVYRKHRRNHQGHRPYSCGQCGKTYTELKDLKNHERSHTGEKPYLCSDCGKAFSRSSSLACHLRIHSQSKPYQCEQCGKGFTQLSSYQSHLRTHSGEKPFLCPQCGKMFSDPSSFRRHQRAHQGFKPYPCDKCTKRFRQPADLAVHQRVHSGQRPYKCQNCDKAFVASWDLRRHMLVHTGLRPFSCTECGKSFAERSSLNKHRRVHSGERPFKCQMCSKSFVVSSSLRKHERTHLAERPPQQPVPESAQGFSLSTGPQFSTWEEVQTHAGLHSVSPPPNPTVMPLPFGPYVCVTCQAEFTQPSALQAHEKMHPKPRPHVCDGCGKGFLNKAGLRKHQRIHSTSRPHCCTVCGKAFLFAAYLRKHLRTHRDGEASSLPQTDTAHTQPLPSPPGASSPADSEPATISLTVPVTVPVSAFQTMAAHVYIDKEEEL